One Candidatus Devosia phytovorans genomic window carries:
- the gndA gene encoding NADP-dependent phosphogluconate dehydrogenase — MSTADIGLIGLAVMGSNLALNIAEKGYTIAVHNRTASKIDDFVVTAKEQGLDGKVIPKADLADFIQTIKAPRSIIIMVKAGQPVDDMIEQLLPHLEKGDAIIECGNSLYTDTQRRFDYLKPKGIGYLGVGVSGGEEGARHGPSIMVGGSKEQWHNAEPVLTAIAAQFNGESCCAYLGEGGAGHFVKMIHNGIEYGDMQMIAEIYGVMRDGLGMSAKECAGVFQEWNKGPLNSYLIEITGHVLDAVDADTGKPLVDLILDKAGQKGTGMWSAVVAQQMGVPATAIEGAVAARSLSSRKDERVAAEAIYGKPNRAKTDVTLADLEKALLAGKIVSYAQGFAVINKASEEFGWSLPLATIAKIWRAGCIIRSRFLDQMSSAYEKGGNTNLLVVPDFVEIMKDAHPSLRKVVAAAAVGEFPMICLSASLSFFDSYRQAQGTANLTQGQRDFFGAHGFEIEGRGSDLHGTWPSTLGK, encoded by the coding sequence ATGTCGACAGCGGATATTGGCCTGATCGGCCTGGCAGTGATGGGCTCCAACCTGGCGCTGAACATTGCCGAAAAAGGGTATACGATCGCCGTTCATAACCGCACCGCGTCGAAAATCGACGACTTCGTCGTGACGGCCAAAGAGCAGGGGCTCGACGGCAAGGTCATTCCCAAGGCCGATCTCGCGGATTTCATCCAGACGATCAAGGCGCCGCGTTCGATCATCATCATGGTCAAGGCCGGCCAGCCGGTCGACGACATGATCGAGCAGCTGCTGCCGCATCTGGAAAAGGGCGACGCGATCATCGAATGCGGTAATTCGCTCTATACCGATACGCAGCGCCGCTTTGACTACCTCAAGCCCAAGGGCATCGGTTACCTCGGCGTCGGCGTTTCCGGCGGCGAAGAGGGCGCGCGCCATGGTCCCTCGATCATGGTCGGTGGCTCCAAGGAACAGTGGCACAATGCCGAGCCGGTGCTGACCGCCATCGCTGCCCAGTTCAACGGCGAGAGCTGCTGCGCCTATCTCGGCGAAGGCGGCGCCGGCCACTTCGTCAAGATGATCCATAACGGCATCGAATATGGCGACATGCAGATGATCGCCGAAATCTATGGGGTGATGCGCGACGGCCTGGGCATGTCTGCCAAGGAATGCGCCGGTGTGTTCCAGGAATGGAACAAGGGTCCGCTCAATTCCTACCTGATCGAAATCACCGGCCATGTGCTGGATGCCGTCGATGCGGATACCGGCAAGCCGCTGGTCGATCTGATCCTCGACAAGGCCGGCCAGAAGGGCACCGGCATGTGGTCGGCTGTCGTCGCCCAGCAGATGGGCGTTCCTGCGACGGCCATCGAGGGCGCCGTTGCGGCGCGTTCGCTGTCGTCACGCAAGGATGAGCGCGTTGCCGCCGAAGCCATCTATGGCAAGCCGAACCGTGCCAAGACCGATGTCACCCTCGCTGACCTCGAAAAGGCGCTGCTCGCCGGCAAGATCGTCTCCTATGCCCAGGGCTTTGCGGTCATCAACAAGGCTTCGGAAGAATTCGGCTGGTCGCTGCCGCTGGCCACGATCGCCAAGATCTGGCGCGCTGGCTGCATCATTCGGTCCCGGTTCCTGGATCAGATGTCCTCGGCCTATGAAAAGGGCGGCAACACCAATCTTCTCGTCGTGCCGGACTTCGTGGAGATCATGAAGGATGCTCACCCGAGCCTGCGCAAGGTCGTGGCTGCCGCGGCTGTCGGCGAATTCCCGATGATCTGCCTTTCGGCTTCGCTGAGCTTTTTCGATAGCTACCGTCAGGCGCAGGGCACGGCCAACCTGACGCAGGGCCAGCGCGATTTCTTCGGCGCCCACGGTTTCGAGATCGAGGGTCGCGGCAGCGACCTGCACGGGACCTGGCCGTCGACGCTGGGCAAATAG
- a CDS encoding GGDEF domain-containing protein — protein sequence MTGHFFFTLLNPGISAILVATFLLLWRKRPDQTYLGMLALAFLTCGLAFVVNDFLPGFDSIASRVAANLFFLVAIASACIGALLRVKTPVPTTLFVVTSLASAAGFMWFLVIAPSTEARIYVVSVAYVIITATTAWKLFRVSSLKGLDWLFIGLTLGLTALSILRPAATLLKQLDTNAGGSFRDSAYWATVQAATPILAIAIGLAFLAALALKLFDELSLEANRDFLTGLLNRRGFDKGVQKLHASLRDHARPGVMIIDIDNFKLVNDSYGHGVGDNVIASVAHILSLRGDADLVSRTGGEEFTLFYRDINRTDLLDRAADIRGELAQASFSAIPADHVITLSVGLHSGHRKESITEMMADADRALYDAKRTGKDRAILGAPQLRAVPDTLAHHTDDRLRA from the coding sequence TTGACCGGGCATTTTTTCTTCACGCTATTGAATCCAGGCATTTCTGCGATCCTGGTCGCGACCTTTCTGCTGCTCTGGCGGAAACGGCCGGACCAGACCTACCTCGGCATGCTGGCCCTTGCCTTTCTCACCTGTGGTTTGGCCTTTGTCGTCAACGACTTCCTTCCCGGGTTTGACTCGATTGCTTCACGCGTCGCGGCCAATCTGTTTTTCCTCGTCGCCATTGCCTCTGCCTGCATCGGAGCCTTGCTGCGTGTAAAGACACCCGTGCCGACTACCCTTTTTGTGGTTACAAGCCTGGCCTCTGCGGCAGGTTTCATGTGGTTCCTCGTCATCGCGCCCTCGACCGAAGCCCGCATCTATGTGGTCAGCGTCGCCTATGTGATCATTACCGCCACCACGGCCTGGAAACTCTTCCGCGTCTCCTCGCTCAAGGGCCTGGATTGGCTGTTCATCGGCCTGACGCTGGGCCTGACTGCCCTGTCCATCCTCCGCCCTGCGGCAACCCTGCTCAAGCAACTGGATACCAATGCGGGCGGCTCTTTCCGCGATTCCGCCTATTGGGCCACCGTACAGGCCGCCACGCCCATCCTCGCCATTGCCATCGGGCTTGCCTTCCTCGCCGCCCTGGCGCTGAAACTGTTCGATGAGCTCTCTCTGGAGGCCAATCGCGACTTCCTCACTGGCCTGCTCAACCGCCGCGGCTTCGACAAGGGCGTACAAAAACTGCACGCCAGCCTGCGCGACCATGCCCGTCCCGGGGTGATGATCATCGATATCGACAACTTCAAGCTGGTCAACGACAGCTATGGCCATGGTGTCGGCGACAATGTCATCGCCTCCGTCGCCCATATCCTGAGCCTGCGCGGCGATGCCGATCTGGTTTCACGCACCGGCGGCGAGGAGTTCACCCTGTTTTACCGCGACATCAACCGCACGGATCTGCTCGATCGCGCCGCCGACATTCGCGGCGAACTGGCTCAGGCCAGCTTTTCCGCTATTCCCGCCGATCACGTCATCACACTCAGCGTGGGCCTCCACTCGGGCCACCGCAAGGAGTCCATCACCGAGATGATGGCCGACGCCGATCGGGCCCTTTACGACGCCAAGCGCACCGGCAAGGACCGCGCTATCCTCGGCGCCCCGCAGCTCCGCGCTGTGCCCGACACTCTCGCGCACCACACCGACGACCGCCTGCGCGCATAA
- a CDS encoding N-acetyltransferase: MTQTTIRPATDVDIAAILAIVAPTLAAGETYAIATDLDAAGVQAYWFGPTHEVFVAEQDGQVLGTYYLMANQQGGGAHVANCGYMTAPAAQGKGIARSMCQHSLIRARERGFRAMQFNHVVSTNTRAVALWQSLGFDIVGTLPKAFNHPVHGYVDSFVMFQTFA; the protein is encoded by the coding sequence ATGACACAGACGACCATCCGCCCCGCCACTGACGTCGACATCGCTGCCATCCTCGCCATTGTCGCGCCAACCCTGGCCGCCGGCGAAACCTATGCCATCGCCACAGATCTCGATGCGGCGGGCGTTCAAGCCTACTGGTTCGGCCCCACCCACGAAGTCTTCGTCGCCGAACAGGATGGCCAGGTCCTCGGCACCTATTATCTCATGGCCAATCAGCAGGGCGGCGGTGCCCATGTCGCCAATTGCGGCTACATGACCGCCCCGGCCGCACAGGGCAAGGGCATCGCCCGCTCCATGTGCCAGCACTCGCTAATCCGCGCCCGCGAGCGCGGCTTCCGTGCCATGCAGTTCAACCACGTCGTCTCCACCAACACCCGCGCCGTCGCCCTCTGGCAGAGCCTGGGCTTCGACATCGTCGGCACCCTGCCCAAAGCCTTCAACCATCCCGTCCACGGCTATGTGGACAGTTTCGTGATGTTCCAGACCTTTGCCTGA
- a CDS encoding TCR/Tet family MFS transporter, translated as MQAATRSRLTLTCILVTILLDMIGVGIIVPVLPELLEDLTGGSVANAAVIGGYLVFVYAAMQFIFSPILGNLSDRFGRRPILLASLLGLTFDYLMMSIAPFVWYLFIGRIIAGIAGAALATATAYMADITPPHKRTHRFGLIGAAFGLGFIIGPVIGGELGELGPRVPFYAAAGLAFANFLFGLLVLPESLPKASRRKFDIRRANPLGAIVALRKYPSVIWLLAVLFFLQLATQALPTIFSYFTVEVFSFTSSTIGRTLGAFGIGFAFSQAVLAAPLSKGIGEPAVGIVGLLAATAAFAGIAFSADVYQLYLFIAVGTVSGFAPPAINGILSRQVPDNSQGELQGAVNAASSLATIIGPLGATQIFSYYTAAPTSGHYFPGAPFIACAIAVVISLVIFAIAAWRFELGRRPSIADHPHVPGTPPPGQLRVAPIEDDDTDDHPPRH; from the coding sequence ATGCAAGCCGCCACCCGCTCACGCCTGACCCTCACCTGTATTCTGGTGACGATCCTGCTGGACATGATCGGCGTCGGCATCATTGTCCCGGTCCTGCCCGAGCTGCTTGAGGATCTTACCGGCGGCAGCGTCGCCAATGCGGCGGTGATAGGCGGCTATCTGGTCTTCGTCTATGCGGCCATGCAGTTCATATTCTCGCCCATCCTGGGCAATCTCTCCGACCGCTTTGGCCGCCGCCCCATCCTTCTGGCATCCCTGCTGGGGCTGACCTTCGACTACCTGATGATGTCGATCGCCCCCTTCGTCTGGTATCTCTTCATCGGTCGCATCATCGCCGGCATCGCTGGCGCAGCCCTTGCCACCGCCACGGCCTATATGGCCGACATTACCCCGCCTCATAAGCGCACGCATCGCTTCGGGCTCATCGGCGCGGCTTTTGGTCTGGGCTTCATCATCGGCCCGGTGATCGGCGGCGAGCTTGGCGAGCTGGGCCCCCGCGTGCCCTTCTATGCCGCTGCTGGCCTCGCCTTTGCCAATTTCCTCTTCGGTCTGCTGGTCCTGCCCGAAAGCCTGCCCAAGGCCAGCCGTCGCAAGTTTGATATCCGCCGCGCAAATCCCCTCGGCGCCATTGTGGCTCTCCGCAAATATCCCTCGGTCATCTGGCTTCTGGCCGTACTGTTTTTCCTCCAGCTGGCGACCCAGGCTCTGCCCACGATCTTCAGCTATTTCACCGTGGAAGTGTTTTCCTTCACCTCCTCCACCATCGGCCGCACGCTGGGCGCCTTCGGCATCGGCTTCGCCTTCAGCCAGGCCGTCCTCGCCGCCCCGCTCTCCAAGGGCATCGGCGAACCTGCGGTCGGCATCGTCGGCCTGCTGGCGGCCACCGCCGCCTTTGCCGGCATCGCTTTTTCGGCCGATGTCTACCAGCTCTACCTTTTCATCGCCGTCGGCACGGTCAGCGGTTTTGCCCCGCCCGCCATCAACGGTATCCTGTCCCGCCAGGTCCCCGACAATAGCCAGGGCGAGCTTCAGGGCGCCGTCAACGCGGCCTCATCGCTCGCCACCATCATCGGCCCGCTCGGCGCCACGCAAATCTTTTCCTACTACACAGCGGCACCCACCTCCGGTCACTATTTCCCCGGCGCCCCCTTCATCGCCTGCGCCATTGCCGTGGTGATCTCGCTGGTCATCTTTGCCATTGCCGCCTGGCGGTTCGAACTGGGCCGCCGCCCCTCCATTGCCGACCATCCGCACGTGCCCGGCACGCCGCCGCCCGGCCAGTTGCGCGTAGCCCCGATTGAAGACGATGACACAGACGACCATCCGCCCCGCCACTGA